A window of Ananas comosus cultivar F153 linkage group 4, ASM154086v1, whole genome shotgun sequence contains these coding sequences:
- the LOC109709010 gene encoding kinesin-like protein KIN-14B isoform X1, with protein MRNMDKQYEVAQPSKKSIRSLPNSIQSLVGFKRNLTPSWIESVRQIIKDLRSSNEVASSSIKCTPLEKIQPSVNNDGGTDDSVKKIQDELDSLTSILKQLTLHRRQALNDYLDLKGNIRVFCRIRPSPTDVNYAYYKPPLFNLDSSNVSLRVADNKSKQYRFDKVFHPHSTQEEVFSEIEPVINSALDGYNVCIFAYGQTGTGKTYTMEGQPDNPGVVPRGIKALLERAAESNYKFLFTFSMLEIYMGNLRDLLAPNSRKRRVQKAPCLSIQMSPEGGVEVENLVVIKVSDFQQVIRLYELGMRFRSTASTMVNSMSSRSHCLIRISLTCFNAHERRRETNKLWMVDLGGSERLLKTQASGRRLQEGKAINLSLSALGDVIAALQSKKSHVPYRNSKLTQVLCDSLGSDSKTLMLVHVSPNEEDLCETICSLGFATRVRSIHLENEESEGERAKRELSMAQMEQKVKQLERECEEVRRNIKKLKDRLKHVRGPMNPTNSSFDDSYQSIEEVQYPDGAISFQSSRNFSEASAGLPRFMRPTICSQHKIGLTHYNAFNTRKKPPIPSKKRPSSVYAESIISPSKGACFSDYNSECSISAVSLNWKESEENGTESSQAGSEYEIKQVIFPEQEKSPRTTLTSDDDECIKELAKVPAKDTRDKKNLGIDELLNLKVTEKTSTYTRRSKRVLAFAFDKENKGREICKADIQLCNQSINLEAPNEKSESNTMEKVSLYGTVEQFGESTEIDHPSKNMVVGKFYNGFDASSSELTEIKNHHKEDYGQATEENELIMECQKEYVEGTNKVEIGSESTKIQAQSPALQEMNSCKEETLNSCQSKEDAEKSCLLSDLPKVDQRETFNGAEVSITRFQEEEHDIGIFEFFMQILQILWVRALFGLGFQSLGLSDDFFDGLMF; from the exons ATGAGAAATATGGATAAGCAATATGAAGTTGCACAGCCAAGCAAAAAATCCATCCGAAGTCTCCCTAATTCTATTCAATCACTGGTGGGGTTTAAAAGAAACTTAACTCCAAGTTGGATCGAATCGGTCCGACAAATCATCAAGGACCTGCGATCAAGCAACGAAGTTGCCAGTTCATCAATAAAGTGCACCCCTCTTGAAAAGATTCAGCCTTCTGTTAACAATGATGGAGGAACCGATGATTCAGTTAAAAAGATTCAAG ATGAGCTTGATTCCCTTACTTCCATATTAAAGCAGTTGACACTACATAGGAGACAGGCATTAAATGACTATTTAGACTTGAAAG GGAATATTCGAGTGTTTTGCCGTATAAGACCCTCACCAACTGATGTAAATTATGCATATTACAAGCCACCCCTGTTCAATCTAGATTCAAGCAACGTTTCCCTAAGAGTTGCTGACAACAAGAGTAAGCAATACAGATTCGACAAGGTTTTCCACCCACATTCGACCCAAG AAGAAGTCTTCTCTGAGATTGAACCAGTGATTAACTCTGCATTAGATGGGTACAATGTTTGTATTTTTGCCTACGGCCAGACGGGCACCGGTAAAACCTACACAATG GAAGGTCAGCCTGACAATCCGGGTGTTGTGCCACGAGGAATTAAAGCATTGTTGGAACGTGCAGCGGAGAGCAACTATAAATTTCTGTTCACTTTCAGTATGCTTGAAATATATATGGGCAATCTTCGAGATCTGCTTGCTCCAAACAGCAGGAAGAGAAGGGTTCAAAAGGCACCATG TCTCTCAATCCAAATGAGTCCAGAGGGAGGCGTTGAAGTTGAAAATCTAGTTGTGATCAAGGTTAGTGATTTTCAGCAGGTGATACGATTATATGAGCTTGGTATGCGTTTTAGATCAACGGCTTCTACCATGGTGAATTCCATGTCAAGCAGATCCCACTG CTTGATCCGCATATCATTGACTTGCTTTAACGCACATGAAAGACGAAGAGAAACAAACAAACTATGGATGGTTGACCTAGGTGGAAGTGAACGTCTATTAAAGACCCAAGCAAGTGGAAGAAGGCTCCAAGAGGGAAAAGCTATAAATCTATCACTCTCAGCACTAGGAGATGTTATTGCCGCACTCCAAAGTAAAAAATCTCATGTGCCTTACAG GAATAGCAAGCTAACACAAGTTCTCTGTGATTCCCTTG GATCTGATTCAAAAACATTGATGCTTGTCCATGTCAGCCCCAATGAAGAAGATTTGTGTGAGACCATTTGTTCCTTGGGTTTTGCAACACGGGTGAGAAGCATTCACCTGGAAAATGAAGAGTCAGAA GGAGAAAGAGCAAAGAGAGAACTCTCAATGGCGCAGATGGAACAGAAGGTGAAACAATTAGAGAGAGAATGTGAAGAAGTAAGAAGAAACATAAAGAAGCTCAAAGACAGACTCAAACATGTAAGAGGACCTATGAATCCGACTAACTCTAGTTTTGATGATTCATATCAATCCATTGAAGAGGTGCAGTATCCTGATGGAGCAATATCTTTCCAAAGTTCCAGAAACTTCTCAGAAGCTTCAGCTGGCTTGCCTAGATTTATGCGACCAACAATTTGTAGTCAACATAAAATAGGCCTAACCCATTACAATGCCTTTAATACAAGGAAGAAACCACCAATACCATCAAAGAAGAGGCCTTCCTCTGTTTATGCTGAATCCATTATCTCCCCTTCAAAGGGTGCTTGCTTCTCTGACTATAATTCTGAGTGTAGTATATCAGCAGTTAGCTTGAATTGGAAGGAGAGTGAAGAAAATGGAACTGAATCTAGTCAAGCCGGATCTGAGTACGAGATTAAACAAGTAATTTTCCCAGAACAGGAGAAATCACCAAGAACTACATTGACTTCTGATGATGATGAATGTATAAAAGAGTTAGCAAAAGTTCCGGCTAAGGATACCAGAGATAAGAAAAATTTGGGCATTGACGAATTGCTCAATCTAAAAGTTACAGAGAAGACTAGTACATATACTCGTCGAAGTAAAAGAGTTCTAGCTTTTGCATTTGACAAAGAGAACAAGGGAAGGGAGATTTGTAAGGCAGATATTCAACTTTGCAATCAGAGTATAAACTTAGAAGCGCCTAATGAGAAGAGTGAAAGTAACACCATGGAGAAAGTAAGCTTATATGGCACAGTGGAGCAATTCGGTGAATCAACGGAAATTGACCATCCTTCTAAAAACATGGTAGTGGGTAAATTTTACAATGGATTTGACGCTTCATCGAGTGAATTAACAGAGATCAAGAACCACCACAAAGAGGATTATGGTCAAGCAACCGAAGAGAACGAGTTAATAATGGAGTGCCAAAAAGAATATGTTGAGGGTACCAATAAAGTTGAAATTGGtagtgaatcaactaaaatacAAGCACAAAGTCCTGCACTTCAGGAAATGAACAGCTGTAAGGAAGAAACTCTTAACAGTTGCCAATCAAAAGAAGATGCTGAAAAATCTTGCTTACTTTCCGATCTACCAAAAGTTGATCAAAGAGAAACCTTTAATGGTGCAGAAGTAAGTATTACGAGATTCCAAGAAGAGGAACATGACATAG GAATATTTGAGTTTTTCATGCAGATTCTTCAGATATTATGGGTGCGTGCTCTTTTCGGACTGGGATTTCAAAGTCTTGGATTAAGTGATGACTTCTTTGACGGCTTAATGTTTTAA
- the LOC109709010 gene encoding kinesin-like protein KIN-14B isoform X2 translates to MMEEPMIQLKRFKLTLHRRQALNDYLDLKGNIRVFCRIRPSPTDVNYAYYKPPLFNLDSSNVSLRVADNKSKQYRFDKVFHPHSTQEEVFSEIEPVINSALDGYNVCIFAYGQTGTGKTYTMEGQPDNPGVVPRGIKALLERAAESNYKFLFTFSMLEIYMGNLRDLLAPNSRKRRVQKAPCLSIQMSPEGGVEVENLVVIKVSDFQQVIRLYELGMRFRSTASTMVNSMSSRSHCLIRISLTCFNAHERRRETNKLWMVDLGGSERLLKTQASGRRLQEGKAINLSLSALGDVIAALQSKKSHVPYRNSKLTQVLCDSLGSDSKTLMLVHVSPNEEDLCETICSLGFATRVRSIHLENEESEGERAKRELSMAQMEQKVKQLERECEEVRRNIKKLKDRLKHVRGPMNPTNSSFDDSYQSIEEVQYPDGAISFQSSRNFSEASAGLPRFMRPTICSQHKIGLTHYNAFNTRKKPPIPSKKRPSSVYAESIISPSKGACFSDYNSECSISAVSLNWKESEENGTESSQAGSEYEIKQVIFPEQEKSPRTTLTSDDDECIKELAKVPAKDTRDKKNLGIDELLNLKVTEKTSTYTRRSKRVLAFAFDKENKGREICKADIQLCNQSINLEAPNEKSESNTMEKVSLYGTVEQFGESTEIDHPSKNMVVGKFYNGFDASSSELTEIKNHHKEDYGQATEENELIMECQKEYVEGTNKVEIGSESTKIQAQSPALQEMNSCKEETLNSCQSKEDAEKSCLLSDLPKVDQRETFNGAEVSITRFQEEEHDIGIFEFFMQILQILWVRALFGLGFQSLGLSDDFFDGLMF, encoded by the exons ATGATGGAGGAACCGATGATTCAGTTAAAAAGATTCAAG TTGACACTACATAGGAGACAGGCATTAAATGACTATTTAGACTTGAAAG GGAATATTCGAGTGTTTTGCCGTATAAGACCCTCACCAACTGATGTAAATTATGCATATTACAAGCCACCCCTGTTCAATCTAGATTCAAGCAACGTTTCCCTAAGAGTTGCTGACAACAAGAGTAAGCAATACAGATTCGACAAGGTTTTCCACCCACATTCGACCCAAG AAGAAGTCTTCTCTGAGATTGAACCAGTGATTAACTCTGCATTAGATGGGTACAATGTTTGTATTTTTGCCTACGGCCAGACGGGCACCGGTAAAACCTACACAATG GAAGGTCAGCCTGACAATCCGGGTGTTGTGCCACGAGGAATTAAAGCATTGTTGGAACGTGCAGCGGAGAGCAACTATAAATTTCTGTTCACTTTCAGTATGCTTGAAATATATATGGGCAATCTTCGAGATCTGCTTGCTCCAAACAGCAGGAAGAGAAGGGTTCAAAAGGCACCATG TCTCTCAATCCAAATGAGTCCAGAGGGAGGCGTTGAAGTTGAAAATCTAGTTGTGATCAAGGTTAGTGATTTTCAGCAGGTGATACGATTATATGAGCTTGGTATGCGTTTTAGATCAACGGCTTCTACCATGGTGAATTCCATGTCAAGCAGATCCCACTG CTTGATCCGCATATCATTGACTTGCTTTAACGCACATGAAAGACGAAGAGAAACAAACAAACTATGGATGGTTGACCTAGGTGGAAGTGAACGTCTATTAAAGACCCAAGCAAGTGGAAGAAGGCTCCAAGAGGGAAAAGCTATAAATCTATCACTCTCAGCACTAGGAGATGTTATTGCCGCACTCCAAAGTAAAAAATCTCATGTGCCTTACAG GAATAGCAAGCTAACACAAGTTCTCTGTGATTCCCTTG GATCTGATTCAAAAACATTGATGCTTGTCCATGTCAGCCCCAATGAAGAAGATTTGTGTGAGACCATTTGTTCCTTGGGTTTTGCAACACGGGTGAGAAGCATTCACCTGGAAAATGAAGAGTCAGAA GGAGAAAGAGCAAAGAGAGAACTCTCAATGGCGCAGATGGAACAGAAGGTGAAACAATTAGAGAGAGAATGTGAAGAAGTAAGAAGAAACATAAAGAAGCTCAAAGACAGACTCAAACATGTAAGAGGACCTATGAATCCGACTAACTCTAGTTTTGATGATTCATATCAATCCATTGAAGAGGTGCAGTATCCTGATGGAGCAATATCTTTCCAAAGTTCCAGAAACTTCTCAGAAGCTTCAGCTGGCTTGCCTAGATTTATGCGACCAACAATTTGTAGTCAACATAAAATAGGCCTAACCCATTACAATGCCTTTAATACAAGGAAGAAACCACCAATACCATCAAAGAAGAGGCCTTCCTCTGTTTATGCTGAATCCATTATCTCCCCTTCAAAGGGTGCTTGCTTCTCTGACTATAATTCTGAGTGTAGTATATCAGCAGTTAGCTTGAATTGGAAGGAGAGTGAAGAAAATGGAACTGAATCTAGTCAAGCCGGATCTGAGTACGAGATTAAACAAGTAATTTTCCCAGAACAGGAGAAATCACCAAGAACTACATTGACTTCTGATGATGATGAATGTATAAAAGAGTTAGCAAAAGTTCCGGCTAAGGATACCAGAGATAAGAAAAATTTGGGCATTGACGAATTGCTCAATCTAAAAGTTACAGAGAAGACTAGTACATATACTCGTCGAAGTAAAAGAGTTCTAGCTTTTGCATTTGACAAAGAGAACAAGGGAAGGGAGATTTGTAAGGCAGATATTCAACTTTGCAATCAGAGTATAAACTTAGAAGCGCCTAATGAGAAGAGTGAAAGTAACACCATGGAGAAAGTAAGCTTATATGGCACAGTGGAGCAATTCGGTGAATCAACGGAAATTGACCATCCTTCTAAAAACATGGTAGTGGGTAAATTTTACAATGGATTTGACGCTTCATCGAGTGAATTAACAGAGATCAAGAACCACCACAAAGAGGATTATGGTCAAGCAACCGAAGAGAACGAGTTAATAATGGAGTGCCAAAAAGAATATGTTGAGGGTACCAATAAAGTTGAAATTGGtagtgaatcaactaaaatacAAGCACAAAGTCCTGCACTTCAGGAAATGAACAGCTGTAAGGAAGAAACTCTTAACAGTTGCCAATCAAAAGAAGATGCTGAAAAATCTTGCTTACTTTCCGATCTACCAAAAGTTGATCAAAGAGAAACCTTTAATGGTGCAGAAGTAAGTATTACGAGATTCCAAGAAGAGGAACATGACATAG GAATATTTGAGTTTTTCATGCAGATTCTTCAGATATTATGGGTGCGTGCTCTTTTCGGACTGGGATTTCAAAGTCTTGGATTAAGTGATGACTTCTTTGACGGCTTAATGTTTTAA
- the LOC109709011 gene encoding pentatricopeptide repeat-containing protein At5g56310-like, translating to MRLRHHLPLRSLPSSPLPPPSPAKKNPIHSPPPLHHLLSLLSRSSTLPHLAQIHGHILPRGLDRDNLLLGKLVHGASLLGFVDYAFSIFKHQEDPDTYLHNTMIRGLSQNGSSKDAIFIFNSIQVVGLRPDTYSFPFVLKAIAHLGMLELGREVHSQVIRIGLGSDIHISSGLIHMYCNCGGIDDARQLFDGIIQRDVVLWNVMIAGYAKVGDLDKARELFDRMPERNVVSWTTMIGGYARLKLSDEAIALFRKMQVEDGIEPDEISLLAVLSACSDLGALDLGEWIHSLINKRGLYKTVPLMNALMDMYAKCGDIARALEVFEKMKNRSVVTWSTMIAGFALNGLGVEALEVFHRMERENVEPNDVTFLAILSACSHIGKTNLGHRYFDCMKSRYRIKPKIEHYGCMVDLLGRAGCLKEAYDLVQNMPFEANEAIWGALLAASRIYGDVGLGEKALVHLIELEPHNSGNYILLSNIYAAQERWDDVRKLRKLMKDRGVKTMPGASSIELDGAVHEFTSRDGSHPCLNRIFEVLCDISRHLRMAGYVPNICGVPFDFE from the coding sequence ATGCGTCTTCGACACCACCTCCCTCTTCGTTCCCTCCCCTCCTCGCCTCTCCCACCTCCCTCTCCCGCGAAGAAGAACCCTATCCATTCCCCCCCACCTCTCCAccacctcctctccctcctgAGCCGCTCCTCCACCCTCCCCCACCTCGCCCAAATCCATGGCCACATCCTCCCCCGCGGCCTAGACAGGGACAACCTCCTCCTCGGCAAGCTCGTCCATGGCGCCTCCCTTCTCGGTTTCGTCGACTACGCCTTCTCCATCTTCAAGCACCAAGAAGACCCCGATACGTATTTGCACAACACCATGATTCGCGGCCTCTCACAAAATGGTTCATCCAAAGATGCCATTTTTATCTTTAACTCGATCCAAGTCGTGGGCTTGCGCCCGGATACTTACTCTTTTCCCTTCGTGTTGAAGGCTATTGCGCATTTGGGTATGCTTGAATTGGGCAGAGAGGTTCATAGCCAAGTTATTCGAATTGGGTTGGGATCGGATATTCATATCTCCAGTGGTTTGATCCATATGTACTGTAATTGTGGAGGGATAGACGATGCCCGCCAACTGTTTGATGGAATTATTCAAAGAGATGTCGTTCTGTGGAATGTGATGATTGCAGGTTATGCGAAGGTTGGGGATTTGGACAAGGCGCGTGAGCTGTTTGATAGAATGCCCGAGAGGAATGTTGTCTCGTGGACAACGATGATCGGTGGTTATGCTCGGTTGAAACTGTCGGATGAGGCAATTGCATTGTTCCGGAAAATGCAGGTTGAAGACGGTATTGAGCCGGATGAGATTTCCTTGTTGGCTGTGCTCTCAGCTTGTTCGGATTTGGGTGCACTCGATTTAGGGGAGTGGATACATAGCCTGATAAACAAGCGCGGGTTGTACAAGACGGTGCCTCTCATGAATGCACTGATGGATATGTATGCCAAGTGTGGTGATATTGCAAGAGCATTGGAGGTCTTTGAGAAGATGAAGAACAGAAGCGTCGTAACTTGGAGTACAATGATTGCGGGTTTTGCACTAAATGGGCTTGGAGTGGAAGCTCTGGAAGTGTTTCATCGAATGGAGAGAGAAAATGTTGAACCAAATGATGTCACATTTTTAGCAATCCTATCTGCTTGTAGCCATATTGGAAAGACCAATTTGGGTCATCGGTATTTTGATTGTATGAAATCACGTTACAGGATTAAACCTAAAATTGAGCATTACGGATGTATGGTTGATCTTCTCGGCCGTGCAGGTTGTCTTAAGGAGGCTTATGATTTAGTTCAAAATATGCCTTTTGAAGCAAATGAAGCAATATGGGGAGCTCTTTTAGCTGCCTCTAGAATATATGGTGATGTTGGTCTTGGAGAAAAAGCCTTAGTGCATCTCATTGAACTTGAGCCACATAATAGTGGGAATTATATCCTGCTATCAAATATTTATGCGGCACAGGAGAGGTGGGATGATGTCCGGAAGCTTAGGAAGTTGATGAAGGACAGGGGAGTAAAAACTATGCCAGGAGCAAGTTCTATTGAATTGGATGGTGCGGTTCATGAATTCACTTCTAGAGATGGATCTCATCCTTGCTTGAACAGGATATTTGAAGTTCTCTGTGATATAAGTAGGCACTTGAGGATGGCGGGTTACGTCCCAAATATTTGTGGAGTGCCGTTTGACTTTGAATAA